In Methanocalculus alkaliphilus, one DNA window encodes the following:
- the mmp11 gene encoding methanogenesis marker protein 11 has product MQSINDPYSIIYPEILGIASEDGTSVELIERFDCIGGAMWVRHHYAKSPLVRHVRTLGLTNRYFLTPGAVDLDLVGSRFPAGIARVSASDSEIGITYIGMGGGGVGASICRAGATGVIRSESDPCGGGKIAGSRIVLPRRQRLIIGVDDTDTPDAGATWTLCHNIAEAVCDDATRYLSHTITQLYPVAYRTKNCVAVACEFATADPAGCIDRFENLLMEHTLSDETGMAAYTGFDPSPLLEYGWKVKRGEITRSEMDDLLPLLDVRAAGRGLIGAVAAIPFATRFDEALLLCDGTN; this is encoded by the coding sequence CCCGAGATCCTCGGGATTGCATCAGAGGATGGAACCTCTGTCGAACTGATCGAGCGGTTTGACTGTATCGGGGGGGCGATGTGGGTGAGGCATCACTACGCGAAGAGCCCCCTTGTCCGGCATGTCAGGACCCTCGGGCTGACGAACCGGTACTTTTTAACACCCGGGGCAGTGGATCTCGATCTCGTCGGTTCACGCTTCCCCGCTGGTATTGCCAGGGTTTCAGCCTCTGACTCTGAGATCGGGATCACCTACATCGGGATGGGTGGTGGTGGCGTCGGGGCTTCCATCTGCCGTGCCGGTGCAACAGGCGTGATCCGCTCGGAATCGGATCCCTGTGGTGGTGGAAAGATTGCAGGCTCACGGATCGTCCTTCCACGCCGCCAGCGGCTGATCATTGGTGTTGACGATACCGATACCCCTGATGCAGGGGCAACCTGGACCCTCTGCCATAATATCGCAGAGGCAGTCTGCGACGATGCGACCCGATACCTCTCCCATACCATCACCCAGCTCTACCCTGTCGCCTACAGGACGAAGAACTGTGTCGCGGTTGCGTGCGAATTTGCAACGGCCGACCCTGCCGGATGTATCGATCGGTTTGAGAACCTTCTCATGGAGCATACCCTCTCCGATGAGACCGGGATGGCGGCATACACCGGGTTTGATCCCTCCCCTCTCCTTGAGTATGGCTGGAAGGTGAAACGTGGTGAGATCACCCGGTCGGAGATGGACGACCTCCTCCCGCTTCTCGATGTCAGAGCCGCCGGGCGGGGGCTGATCGGTGCAGTTGCGGCGATTCCGTTTGCG